Proteins from one Mucilaginibacter jinjuensis genomic window:
- the msrA gene encoding peptide-methionine (S)-S-oxide reductase MsrA codes for MNTEKAILAGGCFWGVEELIRHQPGVISTVVGYTGGDVANATYRNHGTHAEGIEIVFDPTQLSYRKLLEFFFQIHDPTTRNRQGNDIGTSYRSAIFYLDETQHEVANALIAEMDASGIWPGKIVTEVVPATDFWNAEAEHQDYLQKNPYGYTCHYERPEWKLS; via the coding sequence ATGAATACTGAAAAAGCCATTCTGGCCGGCGGTTGCTTTTGGGGAGTAGAAGAATTAATCCGTCATCAGCCTGGCGTAATTTCTACCGTGGTGGGATACACCGGGGGCGATGTTGCCAATGCTACCTACCGCAACCACGGTACACATGCAGAGGGTATTGAAATAGTTTTTGACCCAACCCAATTAAGCTATCGCAAACTGCTGGAGTTCTTCTTCCAGATCCATGATCCAACTACCCGTAACAGGCAGGGTAATGATATAGGTACATCTTACCGTTCGGCTATTTTTTACTTAGATGAAACGCAGCACGAGGTAGCCAATGCATTAATTGCAGAAATGGATGCTTCTGGTATATGGCCCGGTAAAATTGTTACCGAAGTTGTACCTGCAACAGACTTCTGGAATGCCGAAGCCGAACATCAGGATTATCTACAGAAAAATCCATACGGCTATACCTGTCACTATGAAAGGCCTGAGTGGAAGCTGAGCTAA